One genomic window of Corticium candelabrum chromosome 9, ooCorCand1.1, whole genome shotgun sequence includes the following:
- the LOC134184078 gene encoding transient receptor potential cation channel subfamily M member-like 2, producing MSVRDLKKCEIEKCAAFVVGPEEPGPQPKCLYCGQEKLVGTFRHLQVRPQIRETDRKKRHAAWLRAGSKFRYETTCSYGQIRFVGPAAASHVHKKNAKYVRLADNSDCNTVIKILINEWEIPEPKFVISVTGGARTFRFDSQLKDVFARGLRKMCQDSGAWVMTGGEHSGVMKLVGKALLSNAGTESCQSITCIGICTWGRVYNLTKLIGDHDREKDTVEYNSSEKTGNSNVKSLDPNHSYFLLVDDGTMRLERTHQEWHSGFNQAIRKYNFSHENRVPVVTCLLNGGPDSLTTVRQSLNQEIPVIIIKGTGRCADVIAFAISRAKRQVQPCGQKYEFTWADDDWRDLENYTKEVFTESEFKEAGNQTFVTEITSLVEEGLQAKNNELLIVFDPLDSSMSPSLRQLDYVILMQLFRLSHKRERALKDSVKLAMVWNRADIVRDEFLSQGINTDTVDLEYADWKELLTKALGNDDHYRFVQLFLDEGVIDFEKFVENRLTELTANSISNSSSDLASQQRILGGTELTDVDTTTDRSVSDLFGHSLKANKCLTSGTKKLFLWALLTQHWKLAEVFWTACRNPIAAALAASIIIKSTGRLLKGGALRVQAWDTLNEQQEMWAERAEKLMSVCYSQDPIMTQSLIMKPSAEWSSVSAVTLASEARNLKFVAHECVQTIVNETWTGDMETMTSRIKIVSCVLLPLLIPFLIKKKDKSSGGISFTAFYSSPIVKFWLYLLFYVIFVSIFSYSMLVRWQQGECTSADGLSLAWVLSIFYEDLRQLFQWVYIVRIKTKILVLSLPSLSVITKVSAFLLYIVGFGLRFFMSHDEADGYPIGFRWARMLLSISVCLYFARGMELARVNSTMGPRLTMIYKMIIDVVLFVGLLLVCLVAYGIASEMLLFPHQEWSFDILFKIFYIPYWQIYGHLFLEEYSGGVEGTCVKLSSFASLNQTIQVPDNVCPEKEPLAFILLAFYLVLTNILLLNLLIAIFNNTFNKVQSDAESLWKFQWLEVVQSFEDRTCLPPPFNLPELIFRFVMFVRRKSKLDESDQPDGRPNGTFDAFCMQRYLLEAGSESRDDA from the exons ATGTCTGTTCGAGATCTTAAGAAATGCGAGATCGAGAAGTGTGCAGCCTTTGTTGTAGGACCGGAAGAGCCGGGACCCCAGCCGAA ATGTTTGTACTGCGGACAAGAGAAATTAGTCGGCACGTTTCGGCACTTGCAAGTGCGACCGCAAATAAGAGAAACGGACAGGAAGAAGCGACACGCTGCATGGCTGCGAGCGGGAAGCAAATTCAGGTATGAAACGACCTGCTCGTACGGGCAAATTCGTTTCGTTGGTCCTGCAGCTGCATCTCACGTGCACAAAAAGAATGCAAAG TATGTTCGTTTGGCTGACAACAGTGACTGCAATACAGTCATAAAAATACTGATCAATGAGTGGGAAATTCCTGAACCAAAATTTGTTATCAGTGTGACTGGAGGAGCAAGGACGTTTCGCTTTGACTCTCAACTGAAAGACGTGTTTGCAAGAG GTTTGAGGAAGATGTGTCAAGACAGTGGTGCATGGGTGATGACAGGTGGCGAACACAGTGGTGTTATGAAACTTGTTGGAAAGGCATTGCTTAGCAATGCCGGTACAGAGAGCTGTCAATCAATTACTTGTATTGGCATTTGCACTTGGGGACGTGTGTACAATTTGACAAAGCTAATAGGAGACCATGATCGTGAAAAGGATACAGTTGAGTACAACTCATCGGAAAAAACAGGAAATTCGAATGTTAAGTCACTAGATCCGAACCATTCATACTTTTTGTTGGTTGATGATGGAACTATGAGACTTGAGCGAACCCATCAGGAGTGGCATAGCGGATTCAACCAAGCAATCAGGAAATATA aCTTTTCTCATGAAAATCGTGTACCCGTTGTGACTTGTTTACTCAACGGAGGACCAGACTCCCTCACGACTGTGAGACAGTCTCTGAATCAGGAAATACCAGTAATCATCATCAAAGGCACTGGTCGGTGTGCAGATGTAATTGCATTTGCCATCAGCCGTGCAAAACGCca AGTGCAGCCGTGTGGTCAGAAGTACGAATTTACTTGGGCCGATGATGACTGGAGAGATCTTGAAAACTACACAAAGGAAGTGTTTACTGAGAGTGAATTCAAGGAGGCAGGAAACCAGACATTTGTGACAGAAATCACATCTTTGGTGGAAGAAGGACTTCAAGCCAAA AACAATGAACTTTTAATCGTCTTCGATCCACTGGACAGCTCCATGAGTCCTTCTCTTCGTCAGCTGGACTATGTCATATTGATGCAATTGTTTCGTTTGAGTCATA AAAGAGAAAGAGCTCTGAAAGACTCTGTCAAACTAGCCATGGTTTGGAATCGTGCGGACATTGTGCGTGATGAGTTTCTATCACAGGGcatcaacacagacacagtggAT CTTGAATATGCTGACTGGAAAGAATTGTTGACTAAGGCGCTAGGAAATGACGATCATTATAGATTTGTACAGTTATTTTTAGATGAGGGAGtcattgattttgagaaatttgtAGAAAACAGGTTGACAGAA CTCACAGCTAATTCTATCTCTAATTCTTCATCTGATTTGGCAAGTCAACAGCGCATCTTG GGTGGCACCGAATTAACAGACGTCGACACTACTACTGATAGGAGTGTTTCTGACTTATTTGGACATTCTTTGAAAGCAAACAAGTGCCTCACCAGCGGCACCAAAAAGTTGTTCCTGTGGGCACTATTGACACAACACTGGAAATTGGCAGAAGTATTCTGGACAGCTTGCAGGAATCCGATCGCAGCTGCCTTGGCAGCCAGTATTATTATCAAGTCAACAGGTAGACTCTTGAAAGGTGGTGCTCTTCGTGTGCAGGCATGGGATACATTGAATGAGCAACAAGA AATGTGGGCAGAACGAGCTGAGAAACTCATGTCTGTATGCTACAGTCAGGATCCTATTATGACACAGAGCCTCATCATGAAACCTTCAGCAGAATGGAGCTCTGTGTCTGCTGTGACACTGGCTTCAGAGGCTCGTAATCTTAAGTTTGTTGCTCACGAGTGCGTTCAGACAATTGTCAACGAGACTTGGACAGGAGACATGGAAACAATGACCTCAAGGATAAAG ATAGTTTCATGTGTGCTCCTTCCGCTTCTCATACCTTTTCTCATCAAGAAAAAGGACAAAAGCAGTGGTGGCATCTCTTTTACTGCATTCTACAGCAGTCCCATTGTGAAGTTCTGGCTCTATTTA TTGTTCTACGTTATTTTTGTATCCATTTTCAGCTACAGTATGCTTGTCCGGTGGCAACAGGGCGAATGCACGTCAGCTGATGGATTGTCACTCGCTTGGGtgctttcaattttttatgaAGATTTACGTCAA CTGTTTCAGTGGGTTTATATAGTTCGGATAAAAACCAAAATTCTGGTCTTATCTTTACCCAGTCTTTCGGTCATCACCAAAGTCTCTGCCTTTTTGCTCTACATTGTTGGGTTTGGTTTGCGTTTTTTTATGTCTCATGACGAAGCTGACGGCTACCCGATTGGATTTCGATGGGCACGAATGTTGCTGAGcatctctgtgtgtctctaCTTTGCCAGGGGGATGGAGTTGGCTCGTGTCAATTCAACGATGGGACCTCGACTGACAATGATCTACAAGATG ATCATTGATGTGGTGTTGTTTGTGGGactcttgcttgtttgtttggtggCATACGGCATTGCTTCGGAAATGTTGCTGTTTCCTCACCAGGAATGGTCTTTTGATATTCTCTTCAAGATTTTTTACATACCCTACTGGCAGATATATGGACATTTGTTCTTGGAAGAATACAGTG GTGGTGTGGAAGGAACGTGCGTTAAACTGTCTTCCTTTGCGTCTCTAAATCAGACAATCCAAGTGCCAGACAACGTTTGCCCTGAGAAAGAACCTCTTGCTTTTATTCTATTGGCGTTCTACCTTGTCCTAACAAATATTCTGTTGCTCAACCTTCTCATTGCCATTTTCAA CAACACTTTCAACAAAGTACAGTCTGATGCAGAGTCATTATGGAAGTTCCAGTGGCTGGAAGTTGTCCAATCTTTTGAAGACAGAACTTGCCTTCCACCCCCTTTCAACTTGCCTGAACTTATCTTTCGATTTGTAATGTTTGTGCGGAGGAAAT CAAAGCTTGATGAGAGTGACCAACCCGACGGCAGGCCGAATGGGACGTTTGATGCTTTTTGCATGCAAAGATATTTGCTTGAAGCCGGAagtgagtcacgtgatgacgCTTGA
- the LOC134184270 gene encoding uncharacterized protein LOC134184270 — protein sequence MCMQKRSDFANFFHPLQHGVATDGGLEMLVHHVQLLLEEDCDRIFVKTDVKNAFNSVHRQHLLEQVSSRHPDILHHVSQMYSKPSSLLFQQGGSPVIIQSEEGIHQGDPLGPALFSTAIHPILSDLQNSNTSIRVLAYLDDVFMVGLPQDVLSALDDLRPAFEAIGLSIANHKCKIYSGLDSPCLSSNTASSIPVTSDGTVILGTPIGRDDFIFASCDDTAKSGSQLCDKLVDLGDVQSAMLLLRYCHVPRLNHLARTVSPALLLPAARIHDSLTRKTFTLLMGYENIGDKPWAQASLPIRVGGFGMTPLVSLSQCAFVSSWAHSIKELPNYFSSLNQILDNVVHGDHGDPQRGSIAQALREAVPSDKQLEDMLRNKSKLQRKLTQDLASTAITDMIMISSCDREAARLRSLQGKGAGAWINTIPTSQKLALESRDFRLAACMRLGLSMPFKGYIQRCDCGVSLDGSGYHFLTCKWGGGPVWSHESIAAVWADCLRDLHIHHRREPRNRYSNSNDRPDISVFDCGSGSNVDLDISLAHPWSSEIVSSAAHTDGAAALKREEKKLTKYYKQLLPGGESFTIVPLVLEHFGRWGKESECYLQQLSLRSTDDLGRLNRAEFLLQWRQRISVQLQKCNAKVIYRKVEGVLRSGK from the coding sequence ATGTGCATGCAGAAAAGAAGTGATTTTGCCAACTTTTTCCATCCCCTACAGCATGGTGTGGCTACTGACGGGGGTTTAGAGATGCTTGTGCACCATGTACAACTGCTTTTGGAGGAAGACTGTGATAGGATCTTTGTGAAGACAGATGTCAAGaatgccttcaactctgtACACAGACAGCATCTGCTAGAGCAAGTGTCCTCAAGACACCCTGACATTTTACATCATGTCTCTCAAATGTATTCTAAACCTAGTTCTCTACTTTTTCAGCAAGGGGGTTCTCCAGTCATCATCCAGTCCGAGGAAGGGATTCATCAGGGTGATCCCCTGGGCCCCGCACTTTTCTCGACAGCAATACATCCAATCTTGAGTGATCTGCAGAATTCAAACACCTCTATCAGAGTTTTGGCTTACCTTGATGATGTCTTCATGGTTGGTTTGCCCCAAGATGTCCTATCTGCTTTAGATGATCTACGACCTGCATTTGAAGCCATTGGCCTTTCAATTGCCAATCATAAATGCAAGATCTATTCTGGTTTAGACTCACCATGCCTGTCAAGTAACACAGCCTCGTCTATCCCAGTCACATCTGATGGCACAGTGATTCTTGGGACCCCAATAGGCAGGGATGATTTCATTTTTGCTTCTTGTGATGACACTGCTAAATCAGGCAGCCAGCTATGTGATAAGCTAGTAGATCTAGGGGATGTTCAGAGTgcgatgttgttgctgcgatATTGCCATGTACCTCGACTCAACCATCTTGCTCGAACAGTGTCGCCTGCATTATTACTTCCAGCGGCCAGAATCCACGACTCACTAACCAGGAAGACATTCACTCTTTTGATGGGCTACGAAAATATTGGAGATAAACCTTGGGCTCAGGCTTCCCTGCCAATCAGAGTAGGTGGATTTGGCATGACACCACTAGTATCGCTCTCTCAATGTGCGTTTGTCTCATCGTGGGCCCACAGCATCAAAGAGTTGCCAAACTATTTTTCAAGTCTGAATCAAATTCTTGATAATGTTGTCCACGGTGACCACGGTGATCCCCAGAGAGGTTCTATAGCTCAAGCTCTTCGTGAGGCAGTGCCTTCTGACAAACAACTGGAAGATATGCTACGGAATAAAAgtaaactacaaagaaaactgACACAGGATTTAGCCAGCACTGCCATCACTGACATGATTATGATAAGCTCATGCGATAGAGAGGCAGCAAGACTTCGGtctttgcaaggcaaaggGGCAGGGGCATGGATAAATACGATACCAACTTCGCAGAAGCTCGCACTAGAATCCCgcgattttcgcttggcgGCCTGCATGAGGTTGGGATTGTCTATGCCCTTCAAAGGATATATCCAAAGATGTGATTGCGGTGTCTCCCTTGATGGATCTGGCTATCATTTCTTGACATGTAAATGGGGTGGTGGGCCTGTCTGGTCCCACGAGTCCATAGCTGCAGTGTGGGCAGATTGTTTGAGAGATCTCCATATACACCACCGACGGGAACCTAGAAACAGGTACTCAAACTCAAATGACCGCCCGGATATCTCTGTTTTTGACTGTGGCTCTGGGTCTAATGTGGACCTGGACATCTCACTGGCGCACCCATGGAGCTCTGAAATCGTCAGCAGTGcagcacacacagatggagctgcagcactaaagagagaagagaagaagctgaccaaatattacaaacaactcCTTCCTGGGGGAGAATCGTTCACCATTGTCCCTTTAGtcctggagcattttggaagatggggcaaggaaTCAGAATGTTATCTACAACAATTGTCCCTCAGATCTACAGACGACTTGGGAAGACTGAACAGGGCGGAGTTTTTGCTGCAGTGGAGACAACGCATTTCAGTTcagttgcaaaaatgcaatgcgaaAGTTATCTACCGCAAGGTAGAGGGGGTGCTGAGAAGTGGCAAATAA